Below is a window of Pocillopora verrucosa isolate sample1 chromosome 6, ASM3666991v2, whole genome shotgun sequence DNA.
gacagatgtttttgcgtaaactgcggTTTGCGGCTAGTTACCGGTACCTTTTCATTATGTTgctcaaaaaaaataattaattactaAATGACTCTACCCTATCCCgatcaggaaaatagttttcagtttttaatttaacacgTTCGACACCTTTTCTTAGAGGTGATTTAAGGTGTAAATGTGAAGTACTTTCATCTTCCacactgaatttgtaattagatAACTTATACGAATAGCACGTAGCTCTCTTAGGGGCGGTACCTCGGGTACGCCCTTACTTCTCCGAATTTTGTGTTTACTCTGCTGTTATGCAACAACCTTCAAGGACAATTTTTTTAGGATGCCTTTCCAAGTATGATTCTAATTCTGTTactaagtttattataatttttatattgtcaatcttgtttttgttttgctcaaGCTTGACTGTAAGACCAAGAAATTCGAGTTAGAAAGACATTtcgtaaagcgtaaacatcgcgaaggtatccacttagtatgcgaactccgttCTGCGTAGCCCAACGTGATTCGCTATttaagtgtaaaagcatgacgaaggttagagattgacagctctgtaagtgtcacctttataaacGGTGACCCTCACTTTCCTCGggagatcagagctagtcctCGTTGTGACAACTAGCGTAAAAGGatacaataaagaaaaagtcaacAGAACGTTGATGTACtgtattctgcctattttggtgTCTTCTCTAACTTTCTTACGCGTTTTTCTCTACTCGCTttacgccttttacttcttgctttttcttttcagcctattttcactcaaaaccctctctccacgaacttgaattataacaatttcctcccgttgacaaagctttagctctgccgGTATTACTGTTTTGcgagttgattagaaattgcaaaatacagagaattactgttcaactacgACCTCACCAGTTTGActtcccgctcaaaacgcaggttgcaaattatttgcttacgcggCTTCACATCTACGAGCCCACGCGAAGCTCTCATGCATATAATACCTAATCGTGTGCCCGCGATAAACTGCATTAGAGCTACTTCATTAaagtatgcgcacttcattgttatctgccggtgtctcctggcgcacactaatggggtatccaagttacgaACGCAATTGCGCCTGCGCATTAACTTCTCCGCCGTTCCATCTTGTAATAGTTAAGATAGTGCCCGCAAtgcagttggccgcgcatgaTAAATGTGGCACCctgtacggtcggtcgtacggtctcaagtccaaattttttcgacTTGAAATGCAATAAGGAAGTTGTAAGCTATTGTCCCAGTCATTTAATATGCTCGCCCACTACCGGTCGCTTACCAAAAAGTCGATTAAACAAAAACCATTCAAACACTATTTGGTGTGAATCGTGGTACTGAAAGACATTTTTCTCCATTTCAGAAAGCGCAATTTAACACAAACACGTGCGGGTGCATCAAGTGGAAAGTTCAGTTCCTCATTCGTGTGGGGCGCTATGTCGCATTTAGACACAAGTGAAGTTGAAGTTCTTTCTTGGATTAGAGGGTATCACGCCCATAAAGATTACTGGGAGATTAAGATTGGGGAAGTCCTGAAGCTACAGCATGAACCAACAAACCAGCAAGACAAGAGTGCTTTTGCAATAATTAAGGATGGACATGTAATTGGCCACATACCTAAAGGAATAGCGAGCACGAAGCTGGGAGTGGGAATTATTCGGCATTTCCTTACAAAGCCGGGAAGCAAAGGAGAAGTTGAAATCACTGGAAGAGCAGTAAACAGAGGCTGCGGATATGGAATGGAAGTTTCTTGTATTTATAAATTTAAGGGGCAGCCAAAATACACAGAACTGCTCAAGAACCTATATATGGACAATAATCTTTCAGTGAGGAAAGAAAAACGCGGGGAAAACGGCGATGTGAACAAGATCGACCAAAAGCGGGaggcagaaagaaaaaaagcaagcCGGCATGTTAAATGTTCATGTGCGATGACTCTTATGATGCAATGTCAACACCGACACTATGTAATTAGTGCACAATTGTTCATTAAGACTCCTTTTCCTTTTACATGACATGAGCTATTTAATTGCTGTTTTAATGATAACAATATGACATGTAACAGATATTCACTCACGATTTATTTTCTATTGCCACTTATCTGTATTAGTGGTCGTATTAACAAAGTTAAAAACGAAGAAATAGGCACGTTGGGAATTAAAAAAGTGGTCGTTATTCACTTCCATGGACGATTAACGCACGAGGATTTACGGCTGCTCAGTCAGTTTTGAATGGCAAGGAAAGTCGTTCGTAACTTTGATACCCTATTAGTGTGCGTCAAGAGACACtggcagatgacaatgaagtgcgcatactctAATGAAGTGCTGAGCTCTAATGTGGCTTACCGCGGGCACACGATTAGGTATTATAtacacgagggcttcacgtgggctCGTAGATGTAAGTAAATTCGAAATGTATGTTTGAAGTTGTGAATGTCTATTCGTTTCTTTGTCACAACGGCATGTGtaaaacttatcttttttcCACCGAAAAGTTGAAGTCAAATGAGGCATTTTATCTAGACACAAGGGATTTAATGCGGCGTTTATTATGGTAGACATGTCCAAGCAAATACTTACCGAAAGTGTATTTGTATTAGAACTCACAACTTGACTCAACGTTTTGCaacgaaaaaattgttttggctaattcggaaattaaatgaatgaacgTTACATTGATCAATTTCACTGTAAAAAAATGCCTCACGTTTTTCTCTTCTTAGTTACTTTTTTTGAAGGACTATTAATTAAATCACAAACGGTTTTTAGGTCGCGCGTGATGTTGACtacacatttttaaaataacacgTTTGCCACCACAAAATTCCTTTCcgaaccattttttttcaggaaaccAATGCGGTTATTTTCACCTGATCATCGCGATCTAACTATTTCCTTTCACTTTTTCGTTTCTCCCCACgtgtatttttttgttggatCCAAAGTTTCTGTTATTTTAGGTAGTAGTAGATAGTAGGAGGGGTTTTTTTGATGGAGTATACAAGTACCACTTTGACGTGGTTTCCCCGATTCTCTCGTCGCTTGGAtgattttagtttgtaaacaatAAGAAGGATTTCCGAACGCTTGTATCGCATAAAGTAAGGAAAAGAAGATTAAATTCTTAGCTATTCCAATGCGcaagacaaatgaaaaaaggattttggaGAAAGATTAAATCTTCGCTTTATTTTATTATGAAATATCCCAACTGTTTTTAACGCAGACGCTTCGTTTCGGCGATAAGGGAAAATGACGGAACCTTTATTCTACCCTTGCTGCACAGTCAGTATTGTCCGCTATAATCATAGATCTGCGATCTTCACAAATGTTCAATTGTGTGGctctggtttttctttttacacatTTCCCTCGGTGTTTACCGGCAACTCCACCATGAACACAACAAAGAATAACTACAGCCAGCACGGCCAAGTTTATGGACGACTTCTTCACGCCGCCATGCAAAGTGTAAAAAGAAGTACGAGAGTGTAAACTAACTCATAGTGGGTAAAGTGCACAACAACTATGTGTATAAGTCTCGGTCTTAGAAACTTAAAAACATCTTCCTTATAAACTGCGAAAAACTACGTCTTCTCTGATCAAGTCAGTTCCATCTGCCTTTGATCTCGAAACACCACCAAGAGTTAGTAACTCCCCACCTTATGTGAGGTTTCCATATTTTTCAGCTGGTTTCTTGAGTCAGTTAACGTTGGCCTTGCAGCCGGGTCATTTTTCCGACACCTCATCATAATCCAATACCTGGTTTTTATAACATAGAATGCAgtttttaaacatgaaaatactcaaatgtTATCAggaaataaacaagaaagacaTTAGTCATGTGAAGCTCAACTCAAGGTGTTTCGGAAAGAGTTAGAGACGGATGATAAATGACAGATGTTTGCCCTGATATATTTGGCTTTAGCTTTTAAATAGTGAGGTCTCGAGGGAAAAAACGGGTGCACCAGCGTACGACTTATCGACACGTTGTGGTCTAGGCATTCTGTATCGCTGCTGAGGTAAGTTGGCAATTTTCTTGCCGTCCATTCGTCCATTCCCAACAGGAATTACGGTTACAGAAAGTGGGACAGTGTTTGTATCTTCTGGCGAAGAACACTCACTCTTTAGCTTGAAGGAAGGAGATCCAAGACGACATGCCTCGCATTTACCAGAAGGACTTTTCGTATTTCACTTGGCCAAATTCATTTTGTTCGGAGAAAATAATCAAGGGTGAGCCTCCGAATATTAAGAGACGACCAACTAAGCAGTCGCAAATCAGCGAGGGAACAGGAAGTAAAGAGGAGGACAGAAGACGAGAAGCCGTAATGCGAGAGTTTGTCGGAGAATATGGAAAAAGTGTATGACAGGAAAACGTTCGCTCAAAGACGAAAGAGTTGACTGGCACACTTCCATATGCCCTCAGCATACGTCCCTCTGTCATCACAGCCTCATCAGAAGACTGCCACGACGTAACAACAGCCTGCCAAATAGAGGATGCTAATGTCGTACTGCAGGGTAGAACTGTGCGGGTGCAAACTGTTGACCACAATAAGGATGTCGTTGCTGTGAGACAGAACCGCAGAAGAGAGATTTCGCCATTCTGGCTGGCTGTTCTCTTACAAGACGTCCAATTGGAAGTAGATGGAGGCAATTTTTTACGAAAAAAAGTGCAATTTCAGTGGCTGAACCAGACAAATGACCCTCTTACGCACACTCTCGGCGATGTATGTGATCGGAAATCACCCAATTGTATTCTAACCCGAGTTTTGGGATTCACTGCCGAGGGTTCAAGCATCACTCTAACGACTGAGGAGGACAATAGGCTCTGCAGGCTTGCTAATGGTGACCTTGATGACGAAGATGTTGGAGATGATGAGGACCAAACTCGAGAGGATGAGGCAGCTGGGGAGAGTGAAAGGGAAGTGTCGCTCCCAAGATTAGCAGGAGTAGGCTTATCAGGGCGACGGACCACATGTTTCCAATTATGATAAACTTTGAACAAGTTATATATGGATATTTATGGGAGCCAGGAGAGGTCTATTTATAGATCGAATGTTCGGCATTTAAACGTAACCCGCTTTCTTTGACATTTGGCATTTggaataacaaatttaagattTCATAAGGCATCATATCTCGGTACGACTAAGATAAGATATTACCAGATTTTAAGgtcaaacaacattttctagaaaagaaaatagtgGTGGGCTATCTGAAACCTTATAGAATCATTGCTCTGAAGGATTCATAGCCGACGTAATGCGACATGACTTGGctaaccttttaaagaaaaaacgacGCATAGAAAAGAGGATctgttattcttcaaaaattaccgTTTAAATAAAGATCTTTCGCgatttttcaaaggtttaaGAATAGTTGAATTGGTTTAACACCGTTTTATGCGCAATCTCGTAGAACATCGTCTATTACATCTAagaaaacaagcttttttgTCCGCGATTTACTCGGGATggtattaaaaaattatattccagtttaaatttttgcctcaataccatggtttttgtttaaaaggaagtttaaaaagtaattttgagatgataggaaaatattttctgcCTGTTTTCTCGGCAGTTCTAAgtcaattttacttttaaaaaatcagTCATCTTTTCCCAGTTGGAACAACGATATGCTGTACTAGGAAAACTTTTCAGTCCTAcagttatttacaaataaaaaatgataagcaaCGATTTGAACTATTAGTTCTTTGTTACTGTTAAATCACTTGAACAACCTCGAAGAACCTGTATGAAAGAAATGCGGCCTCGCCTCTTCAGAGTTGCTAACAAGATGTAGAATGAATAGACATTAGACTTAAGAGACGGACAGTCTCAACAGGTATTCccacaacaaaaatttatcccttAATTTGCTGTTTTTACACTTCTCACAAATATCAAATGTTGTTATGGAAATATAAATAGACAAACTTGCATTCACAAACATGTCCTTCAATAGTGAAATCCGCCATTGAAGTCATTCCTAGAAAACGAAATGCGAAAATTAGGGGCAAACCAGAAACTAAAGTCTAGAATCTTTTGCGttttggaatccggaatccagcacctggaatccggaatccacagcgtggaatccagaatctaatactgtcctGAATTACCCTACATGGGGTGAGTGGGTTGTGTATGGATttgtatgcagaaaatggagctgcactattggtgggaatatggtaacgagaaaacaagaataaattagttgaatgaaaagcgctccTTTATACTATGGGAAGTGAGAGTGCCGAATTTAAAGATACATTTTTGTTCTATAGTTTTGCGGCTTTacgaactgcctagatgtagggaaaggccgcaaactgcaaTATGTTGCTTAGAATGAtaagggagattaaagtgtctagcgactggtttggcTACGTCGCAAAGGTTTTCTCGGAATCAGGGTAACCTAGTCGCCTTCCtatttcaccaatgtataattTTTTGCAATACGTGCAAGCtatgcagtaaatgacattggcgaaggtgcacgtaaagtgatcagtgatcttaatggatctctaAGGTcctgatattttctctacgttatgaatgaaaggacaagttttgcattaaGGGCGAGCGCATTTGAGAGTTCCAGGTTGGACAActgtttgaaatgaacttctgacagTGGCCACATTAATATGAATATCCTGTTCCACAAAAAAAAGACGAGTAAAGAATTTATTGACTAATTAAAATTCCaacaataattaaattataaaaaaaaatcatgttaacggtagtgatgataataacagtTCTAATATACCAGTAATTTAAAGAGGCCAGATCATAGTTTCATCACGATTTCctatgtttctttttattttgcctgttaattataaataatttcttattttattgcaatttcATTTTGTGAGAGGTTTGCCTGATACAACAAGGCATTCTGCGTTCCAGGATATTCCCCCTTTCGCTGTCCCGCCGTTCCTGTGTTCCATCATTCTGTTGAATAACTCAAGGTATCGTATTTCGCAACATGCAAGCGTTACGAGGTACCTCTTTACCTGGCCATTGATTGCAAAAGAATACCGTGTGTTTTTTAATGCGCGCGTTTATTCGTCTCATTACAGGATTATTATGCGAAGGAATAGCTGTAGAGTGCCATTacgagaacttttttttttgcgcaaaTATTTAGCTCATCGTATGTACAAACCATTTCCGATAGaagacaaatttcaaaaaacttaaaactcggttttttcgggccctaaagtgctcatattttgtcttaaaagtgtcccgtggactggtaacgaattagccGGTGATGACGCAAagaactgtgaaaactctcagttgacacttacaaatATCTtacatctcttgtaattttgtatcagtcagctttgaaatactcttgaaatcaTGTCCCATAGCGATGTCTACCTGCCTTTGGTAAGCTCTATCGAGAACTGTGATACATCGCACTCAAgcagtaaagaagaaatggaagtaaGGTTCAGCCTTACGAAGGAGAACCGTGTgaatcaaacgaagatttcgtCCAAGAGTGACAAAGACAGTTTCTCCCTCGTggtgttcaggtcaagattaTGACCCAAAAAAAAACCCCCCCGTTACGGAATGTTTAGTTTTTAgcatttgtgtttattttctatgTGGAAATCTAGGTTTAGAATAGGTatagctgtgttcgtttctgttgccataacattttcaacaaagGTTTCGTTGCTGTAAAGTAACTCCCTCAGCAAACCAAAAGAATCAGTCGTATCTCaaggcacgatgatttttcgCCCAGAAGTCATCCGGCAGTTTCCtcagagattgcaaaggcagaggctatcGTCGCCAAGCCGGTCAAACGGAAAAGAGAGGGAATTTACAGTCATCTGATTCGAGTTaatctcaaatttttctttaaaggtaCCATCCAAAACGACCAAGTTATTCGAATAATCTGATGCCATTACAAgcgttttttatttattgttttaacaAAGATACACTTTTAGGCTAAATTAAACGATCAGTTGTTCTTATGAACTTACTTTCATGACACCTGTGAACATATTTTGAAGTCCTAAAAAATGTCATTACCGTCCGAATCCATGCCTCACCAAGAAAATAACTCGACATATTTGCATATGAAATCAGCcctatgtttattttgtttgcgTGGCCGTACACGAAATTACCAGTAAGCATTTCTAGTATGTAGCTGGAATTAAGTAAACTGAAACGTATTAATAGTATCGATCAACAGTGAGGTTCTAAAAGGAACCAAGAAATATATAAGCTAAATGCATGGTAGGAGGATAATGTGAGTTTAAAAAGTCACGATAATTagaaaatatgacaaaaatatagaaaagaaatggtaataggactgagtggagtcctattcggtctgtaatcatgtgggtgataacaaaatcggaccACCGCGCGGCAAGAGTCCGATTTGCTTATCACCACtcgttaccaattaatcataaaaattacagcTAACGAGAAAAGAGGAATAGCCaggttatgaaagaaagggaaaatttgcatcaagagactgacaaaggaggcgtaaattgttGAATGGTTGTGATTGGtcgatttaaactacaactttaaATGTGATGGGATAATTGAACTGCATGATCGCAAACTGTCCAATTTCAGCTTGGCAAGTGAATTGGTGATTTAGTGGAAATGTTAATGTTAATAAcgatgataataaagaaaataataatagtcataatgataataatgattatgaCAATAAAGATAACCACCTGCAAAGGGATGATCTCCCTCTATAATAGCCTCTACCTGccttgctttcttttttttaaccaattctAAAAACTTGGTCACTCAGACGcacatttctgataaaattaaCGAATACCAAAACATACATAAGCATGCAATATAACTTTACATACCTAGTCAACAGTTTGAAATGAACCTTGACAGAGCAAAACTACCTGTCATTTTTGACcaatattttctcattttttatttttgtttaatatgttttgttttggctATGCAAACGCCTGGTTTATACTAAAACCgattaaaggaaaacaaaattattaaaactaaCTAACACTACAGTGTGAGTACTTCACTAAAATTAGCTTGAAATTCATCGCCTTGTGATCTTATATCTTTTAAGAACTTTAGCCGAAGAGAGGAGAGTAATTCCCCTCCTCGAATTCTGACAACTTGTCACCGCCTTCTCCACCAAATCTTCAACGTTTGCATACAACTGCTTGTCGTAGATTTTCATATTGATCAGCCTCTGTGgataaaagaaaagtataaGAGGATTTCTCTAATGTCCATCAAGAATTCTTTATTCCTGCATGACTTTATTTTAAATGCTCAAACGCTTGGTAACCATGAACGAAGTCTTCAGTTGTACTTAGTTGGCTGCTTAAGCAACTTTATAGAGAGTACAGGCACATAGTTGCTGAGTTTATCATGATCCCTTCGatgttattaaaattttatagGTAAATAACTCGACATATTTTATAATGATCTCTCATAAGATAACTGAATGCAAAGAGTTTACCTTATGTAATGTTTCCATTGCTTTGAGCTGGTTTCTTAGATGAAAGAACGTTGGTCTTGTAGCCGGGTCATCTTGCCAGCATCTCAACATTATGTCATACCTACGTTTCATATAACACAGGTTGGTACTTGATGTACGTATAGTACATTTGATCAAATTGAAACGAAACAAGTGGGCTGTTTTCACGATGAATTCATTGTTATCacacaaaattttttaacttgttaTTTTCTCGAATGTGGATATGCTAATCGTATGCtaatatatatttcaaattttaaacaaataatatcTCCATAGAGTAAGGAATGAATTCAATTAAAGTCGTAGAATCATAGGCACAATAACATTTTCAGGTCTCATTAGAGTGTTAGCCTCAAATAAACTTTACCGCTTACAATTTATcatccacatgttgtggtttaggcattctgtatccctGCTGAAGTAAGTTGGCTATTTTCCTGCCATCCATCCGCGGATACGGTGAACCGCCTGATATAAAGAAACTCTGGAGACTATTGCATCACGAGCATAATTCTCTAGCTATGCATGGATTTTTATACGACAACATGaggaaatgatcaaaattaatATATGACATGGAACGCGTCCTCTTAGTCAGAGAGAACACCTATTAAAGGGTATTCGGTCCTTCCGTAcccagtcgtttcgtacccaagTTTCAATCCGTTCGTACCCAAGTTTGAGTCGGTTCGTACCTAAGTTTGATTCAATTCGTACCCAAGCCACTGATCGATTCTTGCCTGATTTTAACTCTTCCTATTTTATTCGAAACACTTCCCGCGCAAGCGCGTGAACAGATGTCAATTGTTGTGTACGACAAGGTAGTAGAGTTAAGCGAGTATTAGAGGTACAGAGAAAATTATGTATATTTGAAACATTATTGCTTAGCCAAGGTAAGTGTCACATTTTTATTGGAAAAGTCTACTTTTTATACTTGTGACCTTGTCTAACAATATCAGCTCGTGTAAGTGAGATATTATTTCTACCATTGTTACTGTTattctaaaagaaaataagtgTAAGCATTATGTTGTAATGTATGTTAATTAGGGTTGAgggaaaattataaatttttctaaTAGAAATATTCTTTGCGTCTGTCTTATGACTCCCAGACCCCCCTTTTTCGGTTCCAGGCCTTATATTTAGCTTTTTAATTTATCGACTGAATTGATAATGCAATTTGGACACACCCGGTGGTCGCGCTTCAAAAATGGATACCATGTTAACAAAACTTATTTTACGCAAGTAATATTGCTATTCACAATAAAAAACAGACCATACTTCTTACAAACAATCTTAACATGGAAAACATACTTTTTAAGTTTATGTGAGAAACGACCAagctgggtacgaaacgactcaAATGACTGGGTACAAAACTGACCAGCCGGGCACGAAATCAACCGTGGATACAAAACCACTGGTAACCTTTTAAAGTGAATTATTTCTGGGCATTTCTTTCGGGAAAACCAATGCACACCAGCAGTAAGTCATATAATTTAAAAACTTGTGCATTATTTGAATTTCCCCTCATTTTCGTGGTACTGAATGACAAAAAGACAAACGTTGAGATTCAATGATccacaaagaaatgaaataccAAAATTTTAATGATCGTTGAGTAAACCCACAAAGAAAATCTCTGTTCCCAAGTTTAACCCTTACCTCTTAGGTGATATGGAAGATCCCCTTCAATGACTAACCCCAGCCACCCTTTAATGTTATAAAACATCAACCCAGTTAAAACATATGTATTGAGGGCATGAGACTCTCTCTGTTGGTGGCCTAATGTAAATCGTTGAAACTAATCAATAATATTACCAATTGTAAAAATCTCATAAAGGACAACTCCGTAGCTCCATCTATgaggaaataaaataatgcGGAAAATTCAATAACTATCAGACATTTAAAACATTCTGTCCTCCAGTCCCTAAAAAGTATTACGACTTTCAGCAACATAAATAATTTGATTATACTAAAGACTTGTGGGATACCATCAATAGATGCTATGGAACTACTGTCACGAGTACATTTTTATGGTTAGAAACATAGAAAGTGgaggaaaaattcatttcacaagacttacacatcacttttggtggtatattttCCATATAACAGagcctcataagctgtccactttACTGGAAGGCGACCcttaaaattttgatcagaaaaaaattcggTTAAGAATTTTGAGGCCAAGGAAGATGAACGACTATGTGACTCGGAGACGGTCTTTTAAGATATTCAGGATCGCCAGTGCATTAACCATGCCTCCTTTctcaatgaagaaaatattctttttgAGGGGAAATTTATTTCCAAGACACTACTCTTTTCTACTCTGTCACCTGGATAACTTTAAAATTCACAAACGCTGAACATTGACTAAAATTTATCTCACCCAAAACTTCTACCTCGAAGTAAGCTGGGAAAGCACTGTTATATACCCAACTGTTGAACTTACAGCAAACGATACTGTCTGCTAATTTCACTCAGTGTCTGCCAGAACTGACATCATTTCAGCAAAGTGAGTTAATCGACTACACGTCTGGGTACACTGGCTGCTAGCCTTGACAAATGACTGGCACTTTTGCAGTCTTTGCAACACGTTATCAGCTACATCATCACTTTAATGTAACCTCAATTTTATATAAAAAGGTTGATAAGGTGAAGAGTAACGTTCTCCAAGAACTAGGCCTGTACTGTAAAGATGCAACTCATCTACGCTAAAAATGCATCAAAGAATGGGTGCAGTGGCCTTTGCGCCTGGTTGAATTTTGTGACGAAAATGTGATCGGTGAGGAATTCACAGAAAATGGACGCGTTTCTTTTCACAGGAAATGTGATCGGTCAATCGATTCGCAGATAATTTCAATAGCAAGCAAAGCAAGAGCCAAGGCGATCGGATAAATCAATAATTAGTTCATGCTTCGCGTGCGAAGTTTGAAGGTcacgagagaagcgtaagagttgctccAGGCGCAGCCGCGAGCAACTCTGACATACAAACACAAATTGTGCACGAAGAAAAGAGTTTATTGCAACTGTGTCGGGTTTACCAAGTAATCGTGTTCTAACCAACAACTGTGGATAAAGGACAACGAAAAAACCACCAAGAAATATTTAGAGataaaatctttattcaaata
It encodes the following:
- the LOC136276831 gene encoding tyrosine-protein kinase receptor Tie-1-like, with the protein product MARNVQEENIYERKTKGRLPVKWTAYEALLYGKYTTKSDVWSYGVVLYEIFTIGGSPYPRMDGRKIANLLQQGYRMPKPQHVDDKLYDIMLRCWQDDPATRPTFFHLRNQLKAMETLHKRLINMKIYDKQLYANVEDLVEKAVTSCQNSRRGITLLSSAKVLKRYKITRR